The following proteins are co-located in the Solanum pennellii chromosome 8, SPENNV200 genome:
- the LOC107027409 gene encoding cation/H(+) antiporter 18-like produces the protein MSCPKPMKATSNGILQGDNPLDYALPLAIVQICLVLVLTRVLAYILRPLRQPRVIAEIIGGILLGPSALGRNAKYLNAIFPPRSLTVLDTLANFGLLFFLFLVGLELDPRSLRRTGKKALSIALAGISLPFGLGVGTSFILRGTIAKGVSQGPFLVFMGVALSITAFPVLARILAELKLLTTDVGRMAMSAAAVNDVAAWILLALAIVLSGTGHSPLISLWVLLCGTGFVLLCVVIVPPIFNWMAKRCPEGKPVDELYICATLGAVLVAGFVTDAIGIHALFGAFVLGILVPKEGPFAAALVEKVEDLVSGLFLPLYFVSSGLKTNVATIQGAQSWGLLGLVIFTSCFGKIVGTFVVSLLCRMPVQEAVTLGFLMNTKGLVELIVLNIGKDRGVLNDQTFAIMVLMALFTTFITSPIVVSVYKPAKLAITKYKNRTIERKDTSKQLRIMTCFHSKNNIPTMINLIEASRGTAMKEGLRVFAMHLMELSERSSAILMVHKARKNGIAFWTKEGASDSNQIIVAFEMFENLSKVSIQPTTAISPMNTMHEDIIAGAERKRVEMIILPFHKHQRIDGHLETTRADLRQLNRRVLQHAPCSVGILVDRGLGGASHVSASNVDFKVTILFFGGHDDREALAYGMHMAEHPGINLLVVRFLVDPEVAGGSVTLDMDQTYSTEAQSNDEELLNDLKHKLSKNSSIKYEEKLVKDAAGTTELIRAYNRCNLFLVGRISEGEVAAALDKQSDCPELGSLGNLLTSSEFSTTASVLVVQQYRNELSQDSINSLKDGELTEGDSTK, from the exons ATGTCATGTCCAAAACCTATGAAAGCTACATCTAATGGAATACTCCAAGGAGATAATCCATTGGACTATGCACTTCCTCTTGCGATTGTACAAATATGCTTGGTGCTTGTACTTACTCGAGTCCTCGCCTATATTCTCCGTCCTCTAAGACAACCTCGCGTCATTGCTGAGATTATT GGAGGAATTCTACTTGGTCCATCTGCTCTTGGCCGAAACGCAAAGTATCTGAATGCAATATTTCCACCAAGGAGCCTCACAGTGTTGGATACTTTAGCAAACTTTGGTCtcctcttctttcttttccttgttGGGCTCGAGTTAGATCCAAGGTCTCTTCGTCGTACTGGAAAGAAAGCTCTTAGTATTGCCCTCGCGGGGATTAGCCTCCCTTTTGGATTAGGAGTAGGGACTTCATTCATTCTCAGAGGAACTATTGCTAAAGGTGTTAGTCAAGGCCCTTTTCTAGTGTTTATGGGAGTAGCACTTTCTATCACTGCCTTCCCTGTCTTGGCTCGGATTCTAGCTGAGCTAAAGCTCTTAACGACTGATGTTGGTCGAATGGCTATGTCTGCTGCAGCCGTGAATGACGTGGCTGCTTGGATTCTACTTGCACTTGCTATTGTCCTTTCAGGTACTGGTCATTCACCCCTTATTTCACTATGGGTACTTCTGTGTGGAACGGGATTTGTCCTGCTTTGCGTAGTCATTGTTCCTCCGATATTCAACTGGATGGCTAAACGTTGTCCTGAGGGTAAGCCGGTTGATGAGTTATACATCTGTGCTACACTTGGAGCCGTGCTGGTTGCAGGATTCGTTACTGATGCAATTGGTATTCATGCCTTATTCGGGGCTTTTGTACTTGGAATTCTTGTACCAAAGGAAGGGCCTTTTGCTGCTGCTCTGGTGGAAAAAGTTGAGGATCTTGTTTCTGGTTTATTCCTTCCATTGTACTTCGTATCGAGTGGACTAAAGACGAATGTAGCCACTATTCAAGGGGCACAATCATGGGGTCTTCTTGGTTTAGTCATATTCACATCGTGTTTTGGGAAGATCGTTGGCACTTTTGTGGTCTCGCTATTGTGCAGAATGCCTGTTCAGGAGGCTGTTACGCTTGGTTTCTTGATGAACACTAAAGGTCTAGTGGAGCTCATTGTCCTCAACATTGGAAAAGATAGAGGG GTACTGAATGATCAAACATTTGCCATCATGGTTCTGATGGCACTCTTCACAACGTTCATCACGAGCCCTATAGTGGTATCCGTGTATAAGCCAGCTAAGCTAGCTATAACCAAGTATAAGAACAGAACAATTGAGAGGAAAGACACGAGCAAACAACTCCGAATCATGACCTGTTTCCATAGCAAGAACAACATTCCCACAATGATCAATCTTATCGAGGCTTCTCGTGGTACAGCAATGAAAGAAGGACTCCGCGTCTTTGCAATGCATCTTATGGAGTTGTCTGAAAGATCTTCAGCAATTCTGATGGTCCACAAGGCTAGAAAAAACGGAATAGCCTTTTGGACAAAGGAAGGGGCATCGGATTCTAATCAAATTATTGTTGCTTTCGAGATGTTTGAAAATCTCAGCAAGGTGTCTATCCAACCTACAACTGCAATCTCTCCGATGAATACCATGCACGAGGACATCATTGCTGGTGCTGAGAGAAAGAGGGTCGAAATGATAATCCTCCCGTTCCACAAGCATCAGAGGATTGATGGACATTTGGAAACAACAAGAGCTGATCTTAGGCAATTGAACCGGAGAGTTCTTCAGCACGCACCTTGTTCAGTTGGTATCTTGGTAGACCGAGGACTCGGTGGTGCATCTCATGTATCTGCTAGCAATGTTGATTTCAAAGTAACCATCTTGTTCTTCGGTGGACATGATGATCGTGAAGCACTTGCTTATGGTATGCATATGGCAGAGCACCCTGGCATTAACTTACTCGTGGTTCGTTTCCTAGTAGACCCCGAGGTTGCTGGAGGGAGTGTCACATTAGATATGGACCAAACTTATAGCACCGAGGCTCAATCCAATGATGAAGAGTTGCTTAACGACTTAAAACACAAACTTTCTAAGAACAGCTCGATCAAATATGAAGAGAAGTTAGTAAAGGACGCTGCAGGGACTACAGAATTAATTCGTGCATATAACCGATGCAATCTGTTTCTTGTTGGAAGAATATCTGAGGGTGAAGTTGCAGCAGCATTGGATAAACAGAGTGATTGTCCAGAATTAGGTTCTTTAGGTAACTTGTTAACTAGTTCCGAGTTTTCGACTACAGCATCAGTTTTGGTGGTACAACAGTATCGAAACGAGTTATCTCAAGATTCAATCAATTCACTGAAGGATGGAGAGTTAACAGAAGGAGATAGTACTAAGTAA